The Hemiscyllium ocellatum isolate sHemOce1 chromosome 22, sHemOce1.pat.X.cur, whole genome shotgun sequence genome includes a region encoding these proteins:
- the ube2d1b gene encoding ubiquitin-conjugating enzyme E2 D1b: MAKKRIEKELKDLQQDPPAQCSAGPAGDDMFDWQATIMGPYDSPYQGGVFFLAIQFPTEYPFKPPKVAFTTKIYHPNINSNGSICLDILRSQWSPALTISKVLLSICSLLCDPNPDDPLVPEIAKMYKTDKEQYNKYARDWTQKYAM, translated from the exons GAATTAAAGGACTTGCAACAAGACCCGCCAGCTCAATGTTCAGCAGGTCCAGCGGGAGATGATA TGTTCGATTGGCAAGCCACTATCATGGGACCT TATGACAGCCCGTATCAGGGAGGAGTTTTCTTTCTTGCAATTCAATTTCCTACAGAGTACCCTTTTAAACCGCCAAAG GTTGCATTCACAACAAAAATATATCATCCAAACataaacagcaatggcagcatttGTCTTGATATTCTGCGATCACAGTGGTCACCGGCATTAACAATATCAAAAG TTTTGTTATCTATTTGTTCACTCCTATGTGATCCTAATCCTGATGATCCACTGGTTCCAGAAATTGCAAAAATGTACAAAACAGATAAGGAACA ATACAACAAGTACGCAAGAGACTGGACTCAGAAATATGCAATGTAG